The genome window ATCTGTCATATCGAAAGAAGAATGCAAAAACTCTGGATACACGAAACCCCGCATTTTCCTCTGGCGTAGATACCGGACTCCATGTGGGCGACCTTCCCTGATGCTGATCCAATGTGCTTTGACACGAGAGGCACGATCTGCGAGCGGGAAGCTTCGCGGGAGTCCGCACCGGAAAGGGATGCGGGGTTTTCTAGCGGGACAGAAGATGCTTCAGGGAAGCATCCCGTCCCCTTCAAGAACTGAAATTATTCAGCCTTGGCAGGTTCTTCAGCGGCGGGAGCCGGCTGAGCCTTGAATTCCTTGACGAGACGGGCAACCGTATCGGAGAGCTGGGCGCCCTTGCTCTGCCAGTAAGCGACGCGCTCGAGATTGATCTGGAGCTTGACGGCCTGGCCGGCAGCCATCGGGTTGTAGAAGCCGACGCGCTCGATGAAGCGGCCGTCACGACGGCAGCGGGAGTCGCAAACGTTGAGGGAGTAGAAGGGACGCTTCTTGGCGCCGCCACGGGCGAGACGAATGATGACCATGAGTTACCTCTTAAATCATTGGTGCTTGGAATCAAAACCGAACCCCCGTCCCGGGGAGAAGCGGTTTTGCGAAAGGGATTGCTTGACCGGTCAGACAACTTGGTGCCGCATGCCCGGTCTCACAGAATGCGCGATTCTACTCGAGGTGGGAAGCCTTCTGCAAGCAGAAGTGCATGGGTTTCTAGGGTCAGAGCGCCTGCGCGCGGCGCTGCAGACGATCGAGCACCGCAAAAATAATGAGCGTGAAGGCAGAAAGAAGAAGACAGAGTGCGGTCGCCGCATCAAAGTCCGCGCGCGATACGGCGTTGAAGATTTCAAGCGAAAGCGTATTCGTTCTGCCCGAAATATTGCCGCCGATCATCATCGTGATGCCCACTTCGCC of Sutterella faecalis contains these proteins:
- the rpsP gene encoding 30S ribosomal protein S16, yielding MVIIRLARGGAKKRPFYSLNVCDSRCRRDGRFIERVGFYNPMAAGQAVKLQINLERVAYWQSKGAQLSDTVARLVKEFKAQPAPAAEEPAKAE